The proteins below come from a single Enterobacteriaceae endosymbiont of Donacia fulgens genomic window:
- the greA gene encoding transcription elongation factor GreA, which produces MKNQIPMTLQGIKKLQKKLIKLKNIERPKIINAIIEARKHGDLKENAEYQAAREAQSFCEGRIKEIEIKLSNANVIDITKFLHHNRIIFGSTVYIENIITNKNIFYKIVGNDEADLKNNLISINAPLARALIGKKKNDIIKVQTPKGILKYKILKIKYI; this is translated from the coding sequence ATGAAAAATCAAATTCCGATGACTTTACAAGGTATAAAAAAATTACAAAAAAAATTAATTAAATTAAAAAATATAGAGAGACCAAAAATTATTAATGCTATTATTGAAGCAAGAAAACATGGTGATTTAAAAGAAAATGCTGAATATCAAGCAGCTCGTGAAGCACAAAGTTTTTGTGAAGGTCGTATAAAAGAAATAGAAATTAAATTATCTAATGCTAATGTAATAGATATTACAAAATTTTTACATCATAATAGAATTATTTTTGGTTCTACAGTTTATATAGAAAATATTATAACTAATAAAAATATTTTTTATAAAATTGTTGGTAATGATGAAGCAGATTTAAAAAATAATTTAATTTCAATTAATGCTCCTTTAGCTAGAGCATTAATTGGAAAAAAAAAAAATGATATTATAAAAGTACAAACTCCAAAAGGTATTTTAAAATATAAAATATTAAAAATTAAATATATTTAA